One stretch of Coriobacteriia bacterium DNA includes these proteins:
- a CDS encoding Lrp/AsnC family transcriptional regulator: MDDIDRELISALQDDARATYAELGRRVGLSAPAVAERVRRLEATGIISGYHATIDLKRAGYGIVAFVRLTSPGDLAHQLENMAIATPEVLESHRVTGTESFVLKVGVTSIEHLERIVVKFLPYGQTTTSIVLSSPVTWRKVEMTEK; this comes from the coding sequence ATGGACGATATCGACCGCGAACTCATTTCTGCGCTCCAGGACGACGCTCGCGCGACCTATGCGGAGTTGGGACGGCGCGTGGGGCTCTCGGCACCTGCGGTGGCCGAACGCGTACGTCGTCTTGAGGCCACTGGCATCATCAGCGGCTACCACGCGACCATCGACCTGAAGCGCGCGGGCTACGGCATCGTTGCCTTCGTACGGCTGACGTCCCCGGGCGACCTGGCTCACCAGCTCGAGAACATGGCGATCGCAACTCCCGAGGTTCTCGAGTCTCACCGCGTCACGGGCACCGAGAGCTTCGTACTGAAAGTGGGCGTGACGTCGATCGAGCATTTGGAGCGCATCGTCGTGAAGTTCCTGCCGTACGGGCAGACGACGACGTCGATCGTGCTCTCCTCGCCGGTGACGTGGCGCAAGGTCGAGATGACCGAGAAGTAG